The window TTTTTTCTTACTTTCTCTTGTGTTTCCTTATTTTTAGTATTAGTCCAAGCTGTGTgatgtttttaacattttcatttCCTACTTCTAAAGCATGTTGGTATTTTAATGCATGTTTTGCCGGGGAGCTGTAGCTACATCCGAAGAGTTgagttttttaataatttgttgTAGAAAAAGGAAACATAAAGAGAAACACAAGAAAAAGAAACACAAAAACAGGTATGGTTTTTGCCTACAGTTATGAGGCTGTCTTCAAGCCTTGAACTAGTTGTAACAGTTTGATTAAATGGTACCTGCTTGCCCTATACCTTGCTTGCCCTATACCTTGCTTGCCCTACACGCTGCTTGCTTATATTGTGGATGAATCTATTGTACTAAaacttgtatgtatgtattactTTTATTGACattggtaatcatcaacaaaataaagCCTTTCATTCCATGCCAAAAGAAAAGGAATAccgtttttatttaataataaatatttttaatacaatatttttaataccgttaattttttaatcaattAATGAGTATAATTTTTTCAATGaagttttgttggtttttattttcTGGTGGTAGCCTTATATTGCCTCTAGCTTGTACTATAAGTTCATTCTGGGTTATTCTGGGTTCTGTTTGAATGACATTGAAAATGGGAATGTTTGGATTGGGCAAACTTTTCCTGCAGCGACCAGTGGACTAAGGTGATTATTCCGCCGCGTATATGTAGACGGAGTTACATTATATCTGCTgcattaaaatgattttaagtCTTcctaacttttaaaaatattgcttctATGTGTTAATTCTCAATTCTGTAGCGTAATGCTATTACTGTAGTGTATCCCAGAGTTTCTAGTATACACTACAGTAATATACAGCCAATATACGGCAATATACTCCagaatgtatataaatattctgTTATGTACTGTAGATGTTAGGTAGTATACTGTAGGGATTCTGTGTTGTACTGTAGCGGTTCTGTGTTATACTGTAGATATGATGTAGCATTGTGTAGAGATTCTATAGTATAATGTACAGATTCTGTATTATACTCTGAAGATTTTGTAGAGTAATGTAGTGTAGAGAttctgtagcaaacatattctATGGTATATTATGGAAATTTTGTCATATACCGTACATATATTGTGGTATACTGTAGAGATGCTTTAAAATACCTGTGTAAAGGTTATGAATCCTACtctaaaaatattgtaatattacacTGTAGAGGTTCTGTAGCATGCTGTAGAAAGGCCTTCGTAGACTGCAAAGAGATGTAGAGATTCTGAAGTATAATGTAGTTATTTCTTATCGTCGAGTAGTTTCTGTAGCAGACCATAGAGACTAAGTGGATGTTATGGTGGGCTGTGATGATTATTGCATTGCAGGGATTCTGTTGACACCGCCGATGAAGCTGAGCCAAAGGTTGTGTATGGTAAATGGACAATCCAGTGCTCAACTGAGGAAGACTGGCAGGAGTTTGTGAAGGACcttaaaaaatcatcaaataaacAGGACAAAAAGTTGAGAAAAATCATCATTAATGACTTCGTTCCTCTCATCTCAGATATAATTGAGGAGAAGGTAAGCTTTAAATGCGCAAAAGTGGTTTGGCTATTTACAATAGCTGTTGAGATTGTTCATTGCGACCCCTGGCACACCACTGGGACCCGCTACAACTGTAACTAACTATAGAGCTGGTGCTATAATTAGCTACATTCTTAACTAATTTGTAACCCTCTCCTGTATCCTTTTATTCTTTTACTTAATCCGAAGAGTTGTATTTTGGTTTCAGCCAGACTGAAGTCCTTAGTCTAGCATTTACTAGCTTCTATAGCGCTAAATTGTCATAGTTTTTTATTCATGCAAAAAACTTACGAAGCGAGCGCAACATGAAGTGTTGCTGCACTCGAGACAGTAATGTTTTCTGGCTGATAGATTTTATGCCAATTTCGTTGCTTTAAATTCGTGGGACTAACACGTCGGTTATTTAACCTGATGTTTGGCTTAATGTTGATGCAGTATCAACAAAGTCCGATTATTGTACTTTTTTACGTTAATCACGCATCACATTATGTAAGTATTGCAGCGTTTTAACCCATTTCAACAGTTAGCAGAACTTGCAGTCATTCAAGTTTTTTTGATTATTTGGGTTATGTACAGTGTAGCGCTTAAATATTACGCAAAGAAGTAACTTGTCTATTTGTGGTTAGTCCAGAAAAATTGATTGTACGATCTGATTTTAAGTGCACTTCAATCTACCCTTCTGATGGTCGAAATGAATATGCATGGTCAGCAACACTTGAGTGTGCCATTATGCAAATTCAAACTTGTTTAGCgcaagtttgaaaattttttttacaaatttttttacaaagtttgaaaaagtttttacaaaTCGGAAACTTGGAAATCACATTAGTCAGGTCTTTAGGTATTTGAAAAAGAAGGCCTCAATACAGGGGAGGTTCATTCAGTTCCGTCTAACATGTTAAGGATGTACCTGCAAAATTGTTCCTGAGGGAAAGACATTTTGTCATTTCTGTTAACATTAGGTAGAGATATCTATCCACTTATTACTTCCATGTTTTGTGTTTAAAGACTGCCAACACAAGGCCTACTGAGTATAATAGTTCATTTTAACATCTATATATAGAAATCTCAATCtttgtctgtcattcgtccAGTTATATTAATAAAGTTTCAGCAACGAAAATCCCCTTTGCAGTGGATTTGATCTCAGTGACATTCAAAtggcaagtctactaacaagcgtgTTTAACCACAAGACTATGTTGTTCTTGTCATTCCTAGTAGCTCTtaccatataatgtatatcctttTCACGAGCACACGCGCCaaatgtgcacattttattattaattaatattaccttttgtattttttattttattgactaTTTTAAAAAGCCAATTTTATTACCATTAGTTATTTTTTAATGCGTACTTTTCAAAtatgccgtttcaatttcaaatgtatCGTTACACTCATATTTCCGGTGTTGGTAAATCTGTAATTCTGCAATCTGTAATGTCTGgcaattgtattatctggagtaggaattgcctctacattctctcccCGTTTGGTAAGACAAAGTATCTAATAAAGACAGTCCGAcgtctcatttttacgtttgtaccggtatcgagaggtaccagtattgtcgatCAAAGCTTTGAATATAACGAGCTTCTGCTGTAATAGtgaccttttttatacacacactttcaTGAGTATTGATTTTTTCTCCTactttatttgaactgcacaaaaacacttttctcgtgatatgaagtttataaGCTAGAacgataaatgttgtatatgttaaacaaacaagttttctgtgtgaatacttttttattacccgtataacaccgggcattcaccttGTCTTTGTATATTGTAACTAAATACTATCAGTGGATTATAAGTACTGTAGCGCTTTAACAGTATTAAAGATTTGCACAAATTATATCGTCGGATTTTCTCATTCGATGATTTGACAATAGTCTAAGCTTGGTGTGAATTCTCAAATTGCTAACATCTACTGCAGCGTGGTGTGGATTTTACAGGAAAAGGCAATGAAGCGACGACTTTTAGAGATGCTGCCAAAGAGAGAGTCAAACAGACTGGCTAGAAAAAGGGCTGAAATGGATGAACAGGTAGTTGTTGCTTGTAGTCTCTCCTTTCTGTTCCAAAATAACTAGTAGAACACTAATCTAAAACTGTTCTTCATGCTGGTTTTGGCAGGAGTTAGCTTCTCTTATTTTATAACTACCGTATATACTCATGTATACGTTGATCTCATGTATATGTCGATCTCATGCATaagtttataaatatttttaagacAAAAATTGCATTATTGTAGGTATTACTTATGTATAAGTCAACCCTGTTATTTTAGAATATTCTGGAATAATTATATCGATTCTGCATCAGTTTTTGCTATCTTAGATAAAAACAactattaaatgttttttatttgataCGATAAATGGAGTTTGAAGACATGTTTTAAATGCGGTTTGGGTTGAATTGCTAACGGTATTATTTGTACAATGACTGTAGTTTTTGCTATGCACCTCAAAACTACAAGTCAGATTTTCTATGtaagtttttcaaaaaaacgaacatttaaaaCCATCTTCGTAGGAACTGAAGACATTTGAGTTTACATCAAGTGCGCTAGTATGTGGCTCCAGATGTCTGCTCTATGTAGTTGTACAGTTCATGACTGAGTTTTCATTACCTTCAGAAAGCTATAATGGCACGAATAGAGGctgaggagagagaggagatgCGACAGCGGGAGCTGGAAAAGAAAAGGTATGCTGAGCAGAAACGAAGAGAAGAAATGGCTCGAGAGAGGGAGGAGAGGATTTTAGCAAGAGAGCACGAGAAACGAGCGCGGGATCAGGCTAGGCAGGGTATGCAAGTTACCGAATACAGTCTATTTGTATGTATACCTTGTGGGAAACAATCtgattttttaagttttatgcTTCTACTGGGGAGTCCATAATCAATTTTATAGGAAATTGTTTTACAGATGCCATAAAAAAATCagtaaataaaaatgcattggCATGTGGTGTCATAATGTACCACGTACTAATGCCTTCAACGAGCTGGCTCTATATGGCTTTGGATGTTTTAATTAAGCAAATGAAAGAGATCAAAGAGCAAGACATTTTCATGTTACTTTTTGTGGAAGTTGATCAGTTTCAGTACATTCATCATGTTTTCTTTTTGAAgtaatttaaagaaaaaatgatgAATTTCCTTTCGATCACTCATGAATAGGCTTGCTGGTGTTACTTATCAAGTCTGTTCAGCTCCGTAAATACAATAGTGATAGTATGATAGTAATTCATGTCGTAACCCCTGACATGACCTTTATGTCAAGTTCGAAGCTGTGCACATTTGGAATTAACTTTCACTTCACATTTTAACTGTTGTCTGCACTTCTGCAATGACATTGTTTCGCTGATAAACGAATGATCAGAATCTACTGTCCTTGCTCTTAGTTTCCGTAAAAATAGTTATATGCCTGGAAATGGAAGCTCTTGGGTTGTACCTGTCACAATGGTTGGCCAAGCAATGAACACTGATCCCTTGACAAATCTATGCTTATGTCATATAGTCTAATGTTTGTTCATGAACTTTTAGTGTTTCTTGAGGTAGGCTTATATAGCCACACATTTCCTTGGCTTGTGGTACAATACATACTTGAACTAGTTAAAACTATATCATGAATCTCTGAAAACTGAACAAAATTGTGAACTACTACATTTAGAAATGTGAAAACAATGAGTATGAATGTTAGTGTTTGAATATTTTTTGcattgtagtatatatataatcttgCAAAACTGTTAAATGCAGCCTGAGAAGCGCTCAGCGTGAAACAACGTTGTAGCTGCCGCGAGACATTTTAGTCAAAAATCGTCTCGTTTTAATATACTCAACTCGCAGAGTTTAGAGTTCTCATTCTTAACTTCGTTTATTAAagcagcatatatatatacacaactaAATTGAATAaacccacgaccaaacacgagtgaagcgattgtttggtAGCTTTatcataaatgcatatgtgcgcACAACTCACTAAAATTATTCATCTACACcttcgcaaacccttgtaccgaaatctcatcaacaaatttaaccatttttcaatgaagtcgtttaagtacaataacgatacaaaacacatataaacctatttaaatatgttaccaagtctttgaaatttgtagacaatatcctaaaccttacccatctgatcagataatacataaatagacagattaatttgacctaaaatcgctattaaaaccTGATAGGcctattttattcaaaattaagaccagctAACGAAACGtcgataaagccgtgcgaccgagagtagaaccattaagtcgtgcgtatttcacgagaaaaacgtgcacatttcaccagtctggCATTGTCCAATggccgaaggtttctaatatctttccgtttttaatatcttgcaaaaatatttaattataagaataatcattcgaatttatttatctgaaggtttttgtaataaatgtagaccgtttgaggcatagaccgatttacaggtacgaaattgtggtacacagtttatcagcctatgttttttttgtccaattaccaaaggtttcattaaattatttagaacgttagccaaaattctttacatcttatgtacaagctagggccgaactacaatgccctttTATGACGAGaagagaacattttttattttgctccagtttgcagaaaacttccagacgcgtgaatgctgatgctcgctttctgttacagatcgccatcaaaaccattctacattcaacacaaccaactttcaaactgtgtatattacacagcagcttgccattttacttctaatattgcatttctcctattgcaggggagaaatataaacatataatctctTCCTTTCATTACTgctgttgtacataataacaccgagtacattacagctactattgcagctaccattgcagttatcctattgcactgcagtaccatttgactactaatattgcatttctcaaccagcaagtaccctttcttttttctaatatcactttggtcgtgggctgtatgacaggggattTTCTAGTATATATCACAAATGAATTAATTCAAATAAATCATAAATTGTTTACGAAAAGAAATATGTAAATCAGACAATGCATCTATAGACTGACTAGTATATACACCTATAGACCTAAGTACTTGCTAATAACATCACTGAAATTAGATTCACTGTACACACACTTTTTTGGTTGTTAATGTTCATCTCAGTGTTGGTTGATTATTCTGATTATGTGTCATGATAGTCTAACCAATGACCCTATTATGATCCATTACCATGAGCTCAGTTTAGTTCTCTAATTGTCAGATCGGGCGATGCGGGCATTGATGAGGGAACACAAGCTAATATCTGGGGCTTTAAATTCAGCAGACGATGCCAGCATGACCGAGGAAAGCTCAGAGGTATGATGGGGTATCTATAAATGAGTAGGTGTGGTTTGGGGcaactatttattattgttaattttATGTGTTCTAGTTAAGTTGCATCACCTGTCCAAAACTATTCTATGGAAAACACATAGATCGAACAATTAAGAGAAGACAATCTGTCATGGACAACTGCAGTAGATGCTTGTTAGCAGACATTTCCTGGCTGCAGTAAACTTACACATCTAAATTAAACTGATAAATTTTGGTACTTTTAATTTCATTCATTATTATAAATCAAATACATCACAATTTGATGCATAGTTGCAACCATGAacctttgcaatattttcaattGCTGTTTTGCAATTTATTGAATTCAGTAGTAAAATAGTGAATAGCCAAACTTTGACATTCAATCCTAAACAGATAAACATTACAAAACAACACTGGCTCATACACATCATTCGTCTACATGCATTTTATGcataaaacatgttttcaaCAAAGAGGAGTTTTTTGTACAAACGCTATTGTCTTTATTTGTCTCAGTTAATTACACAAATTTCATATTAAAGACGGTTTGCTAGAGGTATTCCCGTTCTAAGTtctaaagttttaataaaaattgaggttgttattactactgtacCATAGTGGCTCAAGAATTCAGGAGTAAATGCAGGGATAAAAATATGCCTACTCTAACAAAAACTTTCTctaaattaacatttttttactATTGGAATGTTTTCTTACATTTTCTTCTTAATTTTTACCAGACTCTTGCCTGTTATGTTCATAAATGCAATGCTTCCAAGTTTCTGAAGGTCTGCACATCATAGGCTAGAAATTGACTTTACACCCAGAAGTTGAAGTGTAAAGCATTTGCTGGAACTTTATATCATATTTTGGAAAACTTTCATATTAAGGCAATACAAAGTAGGGTTAGTCTGTTGTAACAAAGCTGAGGACTCATGAGTTTCAGTTGAGCTATGGCAGCCATATCTTTTTTGAGCTGATTGCTGTTTCCTGGGTGTACAGATTGTGAGATTGAAAGCACTGCACGCTATACAACGAGACTGTTATTAGTCTTCCgtataaaaacaactgtatgTAGTATTCAATTGCCAACAGGTCTTGTTAAGTTAATTACGTCGAACATAATTTATAGTGCGATGTTGTGCGATGAGGCTCTTGCTCTCAAAGAAATATTAACAGTATGGTTAATGATAGCCTTAGTTATTCCTGTCTATGGCTTTACCGcttttttgtatagtatttcTGCTGTTTTATCTTATTTCATGCTGGCTAGACATAGGCATTGGTTAGGTGCTTTAAATCCTTTGTAAATGGTAGGTTTCAATATGGAACACATTTTTTGAGTTTTACACCCTCGGAGACTCAAACTGGACATTCGCCGTAAACTTTTCAGCCCCATATTTCAAAAGTGCACACGCCTTGAATGTTTGCCGATTGTGTTGTCCATTGTAGGACACAGATTGGGAGGAGTACAATGCAACGGCTGGTGGCACACATGTCACCCTCTCTCACCGCCAGCGTACCAAAAGGAACCGGCAGCTCAATGGACCGACAAAGACTACCGAGTTTGGCCCGAAGGAATATGAGAAAATCAACAGAAGTATGCATTAAATACAATTAGTGGTTATATTTATGACTGGATCAAAATATGCGAACTAATATCTGACTGTGCAGTTCACTTTTCCTGGTATGTGTGTAGACTGCCTGTGCCTTATTATGTAGACTGTATCATATAACCATCCCAAAGATCAGCTCCTCACTGTTCGACTCTTATATCCCTCTCCCTTTCGATATGTAGACCAGAATACACTTTTCGTTATGCAGCTGACTCCAAACTTGTATTAATAAGTGTATATAAATTACAAGTATCCCTTTGAATCAAGTGCATataaaaaacttcacaaaagaTAGAGTTGCCCAAAAAGTGTGCACACCAGCTTATCTTTGTCAATCCTTTTTGTGTGTTTGTGGGGGATCAGTGATGGCTAGACATTATGGGCAAGAAATTATTTATGAATTAGAAAGGTGTCAGCTCAACTGCAGCTAAAGCTTTTTATGATATGTACTGTTGGCCTACTCTTTCTAGCACTTTTAGTAGGTGTAACATAGTATCTGTAGACGAACAGCATATTGAGTAAGATAATGTCAGAGGACCTATCGCTCTTGTGTATTGTGTAACATCATGGAGAGTGGTCAGAATTACCCAACACCTGATTTAAATATGACAAATATGAAAGTACCTTTTGGATCAAGGTTACGAGTAAGCAACTTACAGGACCCCTTACTCACTGTAGTTTTAAATACCATTTTTGCACAATTGGTCAAGCATCTAAGTACTGTACAATCAGATTTCTACCTGCCCTTCTTACCAGACATGAAGACTGATATCACAACACTTCAACAAAGGCGTCTGCAGAAGACCCGGATTTCTTGTTGCATGATACATGTTAACAGTTATAACCACCAACTTGTTTCCAAGTCATGGTTGTACAGACAACCCATACCTCCTCCAGGTTTAGCTGGTTAGGTGTTCGACGTAATAACTATGGCAAATTCATGATTTAATACTCGAGCAGGTGTTCATAGCATCGATACTGAACTTAATTATTAGTTTAGGAAGTGGCTCATATTAAATGTTAGAAAGGTTTGCACAAACATTAAAATGTGCAAATCTGTTGGAATTGCCAGCAAAGCAAACCATACTAAAAAGACATGACTCTTGTACTCAATCAATGCTTGACCAAACACGCTGTCAGGACCGCTTGTTTCAGAAGTGTGGGCCACGTTTCCATCTAGCTAATGAACAGCCAAATCATATCAATTTGTCTAAGATGTTACTGAATTAAAAGCAGCTCTATTCGAGCAAGGTGTTgagttgattatttttatatgtgTTGACATCGACTCCTCTAATCTGACCATGTCCATCATTCGCTTAGGACTGGAGGTGCCAACAACTGTAGGGGTAAAATCCTACACCAGTGTTGGTCCCATGTTCACTCATCTACGGTATTATTGTCAAAGTATTTACAGCAAATTATAATGAGTTGGAAACAACTATCTGTTCTACAGTTTTTTCATTTGTCATGATTATTCAATTGTTAGTTTATTCCATGTACCATTTATTCATATTATCTGATGTTTCTTGCCACGTGATATAGTCCGTGTAGGTTCCACAGATTGATATTATGTATTTATACCTTTACTCATTATATTATGTTACTTGTCACACATTATAGTATAGGAGGGTTTCACAGATTGTCATATCTTCCTTTCACTACTCACGTGTCTTACTGTCCATTCTAGTTCTATACCAACTACAACGAGACTCGAACTGTTGGCCCTTCCTTGAGCCTGTCACGACAGATATAGCCCCAGACTACTTTGAGATCATAAAGAACCCTATGGACATATCCGTCATGCGGAGGAAGGCTGGCAAGAAAGAGTACACCTCCAAGATTCAGTTCATCACTGACTTTGATCTCATTGTTGAAAACTGTACTAAATACAATGGAGCTAATAGTGGTAGGTCTTTTCTTACGTGAAGATTATTTATAGCTCTGCGAGGCAGCTGTTAAATTTGTATGCAGATTTTCTCACCAACTGTCTCACACTTTATATCAAACCTTGACATATGAAGTTGACTCATTACAATATTTGCTTCATGCGCTAAAACTGCCCTATCCTGGAACAAATTTTCTTAAATAATACacatatactattttgtttaaaggtagggccacacgtatcgtgtaatttcaactaatctgggaaattccattcgtacgaaatttctgacctgccacacggagtttccccaccacggatttgtacgaaactaactttcaactagccactCAGAACGCGGtaataaattgaagccgattccgtttcaatcatttgcgcCAAAGAAAACGATATGCGCCAAGAAAAAAGATATGCGccaaagaaaacgaccttcaacattcaactaaccttttcaaccgaccaatcaaacaacgattcgtaggaacTTTTGACGTTTCGttcaattcaggattcgttcatcgtgcgcaaccaacgatggacgaattcgtccaaatgtcaattcgtacgaatcgtttcgtccaaatttcgccgatttcgtgagaattttgtctcgtgtggccctacctttacTCATCTCAAAGTTCCATAAATACCTCGAATAAGTATTTTTATAGCATTGAAACAAATGCCTGATATAAACCTATGTAAAAGAAAACCATACggaaaaatttatattatactgAATAGAGTAATCTTTACTACAGTGGACGCCACTCAATGTGATCattttgttattactaaaaTGATAACAATAACCAATTGATAACAGTAACCAAAAATATGAAAGTTTGCTAGTTTATCATTCATAGGGTGTTGCAAAAATAAACTCAAATGAAATAATGaatttaataaacaataaaacttaCAACAGATACATTACAATGCATTATTTAGGAAATCGTCCAGTTTTGTTTTCTTCATGTCTTTTCgcattaaataatttataaaagaCGTGGTGGTTGGTCTTTCTCTACCTCATCGTCAGCGCCTACTTTATCCGTTCCTGACTGTTTAACAGTCTCTCAGACATCGAGCTCTATTAACTTCGCAGCCACCTGGAGATTATCGTCgccccctccccccccccccccccatccACTCATTGAAGTCGGTTCTGGTCATGTCACTTGGCTTTTTTGGTTTTTGGCAACAAGGTCCTCTATTGTTGTGGTCATAGTGGTACACGAGAACCCCCCTTTTTGAAACAGTTTAGAATTGTTTCTTCCGAAACGCTTCCCCGACAGGGTTAACAAATGATTTTATAAAGGCTCACGTATTTTGGTCAGTTTTGTATTCAATCGAAAAGGTGTTACTGCTCTGTGTAACTACTATGTACTGTGTAACTGCTCGCCCGGTACctttataaaaacattaatcATGGATCGCAGAGTTAACAATTTTCCTCTAAAACTTTACCACAATAAATTTTGGAATTCGGATTAGCATTTCGCCAAAATGACGCAGTTACTTTTTTACTCAGAAGTAACAGCATATTTTCgcattttccaaattttttatttccgGTTTGAAAAAACTTGATTACAATAATGTACATACTGATTACAGGAAGCAGCATATTTATAATGTATATTGTACATTCAGGCGGGGATCAGGAATTCTGGTAATATTAATCAGTTGATAACATTATTCGTGATTACATTAGGCAGCGTCCACTGTATAACTAGAGCCGTGTCCGTCTGTACTAAGTCATGCTTaaagcgttaggaaaaaaatgcatcgcacaggaattgaacttgAATATTTGGCTTAGCATCCATCCGggcacactaccaactgcaccaccTTGCTGCCTGggagaataattgtacacatagttattacacctgataatctctcccCATGTACCAGgactgccagggtgctagtaACCAttaaaaacagactttattgtTACTTgaccttttaattttttacaaagtTTGTACTTTTGGTTAAAGTCAGATGCATTTATCTCATAGCTACTATCTTGTCTTGTGCGTTACTGTCATGGTAGATTTGTCCCTCATGTATATGACAATTATTCTGAAACTGTTCTTTTTGTTATTACGACAGCTCTCGACTTGTATACAATCGACGGGGCCTATGGTCGAGTCGCTAGGTAAGTCAGTCATGCACCTTTGGTGACTGCTTAGCCTGTCTATTTTGTAGAATATGGTGGAATGGCAATCAATCTAAAGAAAAAATTTGACAGTCTCATGGATAAGTCCTTTCATGAGGATGATTCTAAACCACAACGACGCAAATCCTCAACGGAAGCTACTCGAAATGTCAGCTACCAGGAGCAACTCTCCGATTCCAGTTCTGTCTCTGACAGCGAAAGTAACAACAACAATGACAGTGacttttctaacgattcttatgaaaGACCTCAAAGAGGATACATTAGCAAAAGTACTCGTGGAAGACCAAGAAACGCTGGTAATCGCCAGGTAGTTGTCTACTTGGCAATAGTAATTCTGCGGCGTTATGCTcacatgtttattttaaatttttgtgtcCTGGGTTATTATGGACTGTTGCACTCTGGTTAACTTTCATGCACTTTGTCTTTTGAACATCAGTTTTTGTGAGCTTCCTTCAGCTTGTCAGTTCACAGTTATACCGATGTTGTTCTTTGCTCTCTCATATTTATTGTTGATTTTTTAGCGAGTGCAGTCTGTAAGAGCCAATGTCAATACAGGAGGCATTAGTTCAGAAGAAAGCTCGGAGTCTGATCAGCCAGATGAAAGTTCAAATTCTTACAACCTTATAGCGTCTAGTAATCCGCCAGCACGCACAAACTCATATGACATGTCTCAATCACAGCAGATCCTCATGGACACGTCGCCACATAATGTCCCTACAGATTCTAAGTTACTTTTTGGTATTGCTCGTCATAACTCAGCTAACAGCCATCTGTCAACACAGCATGCAGGGACTCCACCTAGGCAGGCTGAGCTATCAGAACATAAACCTTCAGAAAAGTCAAAACATATATCTCTGCTCTCCCCGACTCACTCGCTCGCTACTAGAGGAGATAGGGGTATGGAACTAGCTCGATGGATGGGCAAATCACCTCCTT of the Watersipora subatra chromosome 4, tzWatSuba1.1, whole genome shotgun sequence genome contains:
- the LOC137394260 gene encoding chromatin remodeling regulator CECR2-like: MPGPQTIRGALYSVMEDLHSRWELPSIAHFVSTFHGAFSLPELHVEELENGFLASCTAEGSDLLNQLIAALLSGFYSSKSIEFYNYESPLRDYLHQKWAVECKRENPLVNRDFRELSLHDKVDIVYSLCMSRLDAEDVADAIKQLSGEDMRVEPVGCDGRGCHYWNFNDERLYKEEPMLENPEKHKKRKHKEKHKKKKHKNRDSVDTADEAEPKVVYGKWTIQCSTEEDWQEFVKDLKKSSNKQDKKLRKIIINDFVPLISDIIEEKEKAMKRRLLEMLPKRESNRLARKRAEMDEQKAIMARIEAEEREEMRQRELEKKRYAEQKRREEMAREREERILAREHEKRARDQARQDRAMRALMREHKLISGALNSADDASMTEESSEDTDWEEYNATAGGTHVTLSHRQRTKRNRQLNGPTKTTEFGPKEYEKINRILYQLQRDSNCWPFLEPVTTDIAPDYFEIIKNPMDISVMRRKAGKKEYTSKIQFITDFDLIVENCTKYNGANSEYGGMAINLKKKFDSLMDKSFHEDDSKPQRRKSSTEATRNVSYQEQLSDSSSVSDSESNNNNDSDFSNDSYERPQRGYISKSTRGRPRNAGNRQRVQSVRANVNTGGISSEESSESDQPDESSNSYNLIASSNPPARTNSYDMSQSQQILMDTSPHNVPTDSKLLFGIARHNSANSHLSTQHAGTPPRQAELSEHKPSEKSKHISLLSPTHSLATRGDRGMELARWMGKSPPLTTTISNGTTAITSQHNPSSNNGLKFEQNSVPEEPFQGLVAQLKRSSVDTAPTGPTYKRVA